In one window of Oncorhynchus kisutch isolate 150728-3 linkage group LG16, Okis_V2, whole genome shotgun sequence DNA:
- the LOC109890324 gene encoding mucin-5AC-like has protein sequence MKELWIMVVFATVSFPQGDLTTSSAIPTTIDITIPTTDDPLTPDPPTTDTPTADTPTTYPPTSDFPTNNFPVTDTPITNFPTSDFLTTDMPTSGSPTAHFPTAHFPTAHFPTTHFPTTDLPTTDFPTTDFPTPDTPITNTPNADNPATDTPTTDTPTTDSPATNTQTNNNPASDNPATDTPTTDFPNINTPGTDFPTTGTPTADTPITDTPTTDFPTTDFLTTDFLNIDTPVTNFPTTGTPTADTPTNNFPTTNSPTTDFPNIDTLVTDFPTTDTPTNDFLSTHLPTTDFPTAVTPTTDTPTTDIPVTDIQANNNPASYTPVIDFPTTDFPTIDFPTTDSPSTNFLTTDTSTTDTPTTDSPATDTHANNNPATNNPATDTPTTNFPTTDFPTTDTPATDFPTTDFPNIDFPTTDFPTIDSPSTNFITTDTPTTGMPTTDFPSTHLPTTDTPTTDSLATDTPATDTPTTDTPTTNSPTTDSPVTDIPAIDSQANNSPSSDTPATDFPTTDFPTIDFPTIDFPNIDTPVTDFPSNDFPTIDFPTTDSLSTNFITTDMPTTDTPTTGTPTTDLPSTHLPTTDTPATDSPATDTPATDTPAIDTPATETPTTEFPTANHSTIDFPTFGNPTIAHPSLQSTTVGGTSTTLPTTSTITFPTTSTTHSPTTIPPLVCINGGELQSGVCICPDEWTGDTCSEGNFCNSAIKDGFSFPRTVVGWSAYSEELCDEKTTSAGLPEASARCLNDTGSPMFGPPHKLQCELTLSDILGNISSSSGDLLQLAFSTQILTSQPEQLSADNIITAAQIANTLLQSANITEDIAVAAVTTISQLLNASEESTQERDAVQNLTETLEKFSLDHHNNVSLVVQPNLAVQSVQVPSDSVGIQFTALTGRSGNFVANRIHLNTNTSELIVDKGGSTDVQIVIKFTPVLRSKNTNHSIGFVLYQNDRFFRSRAFRASSGTSRRVISANLGQVSGLHVEMLFKPTAVPNTSLYDFACVSWNYTLKDWSTFGCSKVNHSADGLQCFCNHTTNFAVLMSFRRDFKYAEVLNWITILGCSMSIIGLSLTITFQMVTRKSRKTNPTVLLVTVCMCLLIFTLLFMLGVDNPHKQLGKPEIQEDNILPPSDTHTERDRGPCTAVAVLLQYFLLGTFTWNTLYATHVFLMIRNSLATSPSYFTAYTVAIGWGLPAVVVSLTLGISYRVDDPLGYRQEEFCWLAALDPKGNFDFKLPMFWGFLIPVAFMLIFNTVVLLCFTVKTNPHLTSTRHTSMKKKFLSSFSLAVVLGLSWILGYLLLITQNQTMYTILNISFCVLTTTQGFQIFILFTARTSIVKKKMSSTLKSISSVGIPLHTRKFSLWRGEHSDNVESYTQLDTDLSFSPCSTDI, from the exons ATGAAGGAGCTATGGATTATGGTTGTCTTTGCTACAG TCTCTTTTCCACAGGGGGATCTCACCACATCCTCTGCCATTCCAACCACCATTGACATAACTATCCCAACTACTGATGACCCTTTAACCCCTGACCCTCCAACTACTGACACACCAACTGCtgacactccaacaacataccctccAACTAGCGACTTTCCAACAAACAACTTTCCAGTTACAGACACTCCAATTACCAACTTTCCAACTTCTGACTTTCTAACTACCGACATGCCAACTAGCGGTTCTCCAACTGCCCACTTTCCAACTGCCCACTTTCCAACTGCCCACTTTCCAACTACCCACTTTCCAACTACCGACTTGCCAACTACCGACTTTCCAACTACAGACTTTCCAACTCCCGACACTCCAATTACCAACACTCCAAATGCCGACAATCCAGCAACCGACACCCCAACTACCGACACCCCAACAACCGACAGTCCAGCAACAAATACTCAAACAAACAACAATCCAGCATCTGACAATCCAGCAACCGACACTCCAACTACCGACTTTCCAAATATAAACACTCCTGGAACCGACTTTCCAACTACCGGCACACCAACAGCCGACACTCCAATTACCGACACTCCAACTACCGACTTTCCAACTACCGACTTTCTAACTACTGATTTTCTAAATATAGACACTCCAGTAACCAACTTTCCAACTACCGGCACACCAACAGCTGACACTCCAACAAACAACTTTCCAACTACCAACTCTCCAACTACTGACTTTCCAAATATAGACACTCTAGTAACTGACTTTCCAACTACCGACACGCCAACTAACGACTTTCTATCTACCCACCTTCCAACTACCGATTTTCCAACTGCCGTCACTCCAACAACCGACACTCCAACAACTGACATTCCTGTAACCGATATTCAAGCAAACAACAATCCAGCATCCTACACTCCAGTAATCGACTTTCCAACTACCGACTTTCCAACAATTGACTTTCCAACTACCGACTCTCCATCTACCAACTTTCTAACTACCGACACGTCAACTACTGACACACCAACTACCGACAGTCCAGCAACCGATACTCATGCAAACAACAATCCAGCAACCAATAATCCAGCAACCGACACTCCGACAACCAACTTTCCAACTACTGACTTTCCAACTACCGACACGCCAGCTACCGACTTTCCAACTACCGACTTTCCAAATATCGACTTTCCAACTACTGACTTTCCAACTATTGACTCACCATCTACCAACTTTATAACTACCGACACACCAACTACCGGCATGCCAACTACCGACTTTCCATCTACCCACCTTCCAACTACCGACACTCCAACTACCGACAGCCTAGCAACAGATACCCCAGCAACCGACACTCCAACCACCGACACTCCAACTACCAACAGTCCAACTACAGACAGTCCAGTAACTGACATTCCAGCAATTGATTCTCAAgcaaacaacagtccatcatctGACACTCCAGCAACTGACTTTCCAACTACCGACTTTCCAACTATCGACTTTCCAACTATCGACTTTCCAAATATAGACACTCCAGTAACAGACTTTCCATCAAACGACTTTCCAACTATCGACTTTCCAACTACTGACTCTCTGTCTACTAACTTTATAACTACCGACATGCCAACTACTGATACGCCAACTACCGGCACACCAACTACCGACCTTCCATCTACCCACCTTCCAACTACCGACACTCCAGCAACCGACAGCCCAGCAACCGATACCCCAGCAACTGACACTCCAGCAATCGACACTCCAGCAACCGAAACTCCAACTACGGAATTTCCAACTGCCAACCATTCAACTATCGACTTTCCAACTTTCGGCAATCCAACTATTGCACATCCTTCCCTTCAAAGCACAACAGTGGGTGGAACCAGTACCACTCTCCCCACCACCTCTACCATCACCTttcccaccacctccaccacccacTCTCCCACCACAATCCCTCCCCTGGTCTGTATCAACGGTGGTGAGCTGCAGAGTGGAGTCTGTATCTGTCCTGATGAGTGGACCGGAGACACCTGTTCAGAGG GGAATTTCTGCAATTCAGCCATCAAGGATGGATTCTCCTTCCCAAGAACAGTGGTTGGCTGGTCTGCTTATTCAGAAGAGTTATGTGATGAGAAGACAACCAGTG CCGGTTTACCAGAAGCCTCAGCAAGATGTTTGAATGACACTGGATCTCCAATGTTTGGTCCTCCTCATAAACTGCAGTGTGAACTAACCCTCAGTGACATTCTAGGAAAT ATCTCCAGCAGTTCAGGTGATTTACTACAGTTAGCCTTCAGTACTCAGATCCTGACCTCCCAACCAGAGCAGCTGTCAGCTGACAACATCATCACAGCAGCTCAGATAGCTAACACACTGCTTCAGTCTGCAAATATCACAGAG GACATCGCAGTGGCAGCTGTAACCACCATCAGTCAGCTGCTCAATGCCAGTGAGGAGagtacacaggagagagacgctGTCCAAAa CCTCACAGAGACCCTGGAGAAGTTTTCCCTGGACCATCACAATAATGTGTCCTTGGTGGTTCAGCCCAACCTGGCAGTCCAGTCTGTCCAAGTACCAAGTGACTCAGTAGGGATCCAGTTTACTGCTCTGACTG GAAGATCTGGTAATTTTGTGGCCAACAGAATTCATCTCAACACCAATACCTCTGAACTGATAGTTGACAAAGGAGGTTCTACCGATGTCCAGATTGTTATCAAATTCACACCAG ttTTACGTAGTAAAAACACAAACCACTCCATTGGTTTTGTGCTCTACCAAAACGACCGGTTCTTCAGGTCCAGGgctttcagagcttcttcaggaACCAGCAGAAGGGTCATCTCTGCTAACCTGGGACAAGTGTCTGGGTTACATGTTGAGATGCTCTTCAAGCCCACA GCTGTTCCCAACACCTCCCTCTATGACTTTGCCTGCGTGTCATGGAACTACACGTTGAAAGACTGGAGCACCTTTGGCTGCTCCAAAGTCAACCACTCAGCAGACGGCCTGCAATGTTTCTGTAATCACACCACTAACTTTGCTGTGCTGATG TCTTTCAGGAGGGATTTTAAATACGCTGAAGTGCTAAACTGGATCACCATATTGGGATGTTCCATGTCCATCATAGGGTTGAGTTTAACAATAACATTCCAGATGGTGACCAG GAAATCACGCAAAACCAACCCAACGGTCCTCTTAGTGACCGTCTGCATGTGTCTCCTGAtcttcaccctcctcttcatGTTGGGAGTGGACAACCCTCATAAACAGCTGGGCAAACCTGAAATACAGGAGGACAACATTCTCCCCCcgtccgacacacacacagagcgggACAGAGGGCCCTGTACTGCAGTGGCAGTCCTGCTGCAGTACTTCCTGTTGGGGACGTTCACCTGGAACACGCTGTACGCCACACATGTCTTCCTGATGATCAGAAACAGCCTGGCCACCAGCCCATCATACTTCACAGCCTATACCGTGGCCATCGGATGGG GACTGCCTGCAGTTGTGGTGTCTCTCACCTTAGGAATTAGTTACAGAGTGGATGATCCACTGGGATACAGGCAGGAGGAATT TTGCTGGCTTGCTGCCCTCGATCCAAAGGGGAACTTTGACTTCAAGCTGCCAATGTTTTGGGGTTTCCTGATACCTGTGGCGTTCATGCTTATCTTCAACACGGTGGTGTTGCTTTGTTTTACAGTTAAGACCAACCCACATTTAACTAG TACAAGACACACATCGATGAAGAAGAAGTTCCTCAGTAGCTTTTCTCTGGCTGTGGTGCTCGGTCTCTCCTGGATCCTGGGCTATCTGTTGCTCATTACACAGAACCAGACCATGTACACCATACTCAACATCTCCTTCTGTGTTCTCACCACCACTCAG GGCTTTCAGATTTTCATTCTGTTCACTGCAAGAACATCAATTGTCAAGAAAAAGATGTCAAGTACTTTGAAATCTATCTCTAGTGTTGGGATCCCTCTTCACACTAGGAAGTTCAGTCTATGGCGAGGCGAGCACAGTGATAACGTAGAATCATACACACAGCTGGACACTGATCTGTCATTTTCACCTTGTTCCACAGACATCTAA